Proteins encoded within one genomic window of Amycolatopsis nigrescens CSC17Ta-90:
- a CDS encoding DNA polymerase IV, which yields MGRNAALPDGHARFLVTGEHTPDDTGCGLLHVDMDAFFAAVELRTRPELVDRPVIVAGAGARSVVLSANYPARVYGVRSAMPVGAARRLCPHAVYLPPTRGLYGEVSRGVLALFRELTPLVEPLSLDEAFLDVSGALRRLGSTPAGIAESIRAKVAEEHGITCSVGVAGVKFVAKLASGMAKPDGVVVVPAGQVLEFLHPLPISALWGVGKRTEENLRRLGLATIADVAATPLSRLRRSVGTAVGEHLHALANGRDDRGVVPESPDKSIGAERTFDTDQRDRAVLDRELLRLSERVAGILRAKGLRGRTVSIKVRFADFRTITRARTLPSATDLTHEIYATAVALLAAAADGAEVRLLGVRLEGLAGTETAEQLSFETVSSSTSSSSKAVPSAPRWRDAELAADVARSRFGAAAVRPATLLAPDQG from the coding sequence ATGGGCAGAAACGCGGCACTACCGGACGGTCACGCGCGCTTCCTGGTGACCGGCGAGCACACCCCGGACGACACCGGCTGCGGCCTGCTGCACGTGGACATGGACGCCTTCTTCGCGGCCGTGGAGCTGCGTACTAGGCCGGAGCTGGTGGATCGCCCGGTGATAGTCGCGGGCGCCGGCGCGCGTTCGGTGGTGCTCTCGGCCAACTACCCGGCCAGGGTGTACGGCGTGCGGTCGGCGATGCCGGTCGGTGCGGCCCGGCGGCTCTGCCCGCACGCGGTGTACCTCCCGCCGACCCGCGGGCTCTACGGCGAGGTCTCGCGGGGCGTGCTGGCCCTCTTCCGGGAGCTCACCCCGCTGGTCGAGCCGCTGAGCCTGGACGAGGCCTTCCTGGACGTCAGCGGCGCGCTCAGGCGGCTGGGCAGCACCCCGGCCGGGATCGCCGAGTCGATCCGCGCGAAGGTGGCCGAGGAGCACGGCATCACCTGCTCGGTCGGGGTGGCCGGGGTGAAGTTCGTCGCCAAGCTCGCCTCCGGCATGGCAAAGCCGGACGGCGTCGTGGTGGTGCCGGCAGGGCAGGTGCTGGAGTTCCTGCACCCGCTGCCGATCTCGGCGCTGTGGGGAGTCGGCAAGCGGACCGAGGAGAACCTGCGGCGGCTCGGCCTCGCCACCATCGCCGACGTGGCCGCCACGCCGTTGAGCAGGCTGCGGCGCTCGGTCGGCACGGCGGTGGGCGAGCACCTGCACGCACTGGCGAACGGCCGGGACGACCGGGGCGTGGTGCCGGAGTCACCGGACAAGTCGATCGGCGCCGAGCGGACCTTCGACACCGACCAGCGCGACCGCGCGGTGCTGGACCGGGAACTGCTGCGGCTGTCCGAGCGGGTGGCGGGCATCCTGCGCGCCAAGGGGCTGCGCGGGCGGACCGTGTCGATCAAGGTGCGGTTCGCCGACTTCCGGACCATCACCAGGGCCCGCACCCTGCCGTCCGCGACCGATCTCACCCATGAGATCTACGCGACGGCGGTCGCGCTGCTCGCCGCGGCGGCCGACGGGGCCGAGGTGCGCCTGCTCGGGGTACGGCTGGAGGGCCTTGCCGGTACCGAGACGGCCGAACAGCTCAGCTTCGAGACGGTGTCGTCCTCGACCTCGTCGTCATCGAAGGCGGTGCCGTCGGCGCCACGCTGGCGGGACGCGGAACTCGCCGCAGATGTGGCGAGATCGAGATTCGGCGCCGCCGCGGTCCGCCCGGCCACCCTGCTGGCCCCGGACCAGGGGTGA
- a CDS encoding methyltransferase domain-containing protein encodes MRTDIAAARGSGLVRRALEAELSRARARGVTEPRVVDVGGGTGGWAVPFASAGCSVTVVEPNPNALATLQRRAAEMGVSNRITVVADDSDALGRHVPAGSADLVLAHGLLEVVDDPAVVLAALAAAVTPGGAVSVLVANRHAAALQRALSGRLAEAKRLLTEADGVLPEDGDSLLRRFGTEGLREQLSAAGLEVTLIQGDGVVADSVGPVPDGAEGAEGADDLAEFEAAAGTLSPLRDIAARLHAVAHRPS; translated from the coding sequence ATGCGAACGGACATCGCGGCAGCCAGGGGCTCCGGGCTCGTGAGGCGGGCACTGGAGGCCGAGCTCTCCCGGGCGCGGGCACGGGGCGTGACGGAACCGCGGGTGGTCGACGTGGGTGGCGGCACCGGCGGCTGGGCGGTTCCCTTCGCCTCGGCGGGATGCTCGGTCACCGTGGTGGAGCCCAACCCGAACGCGCTGGCCACCCTGCAGCGCCGCGCCGCGGAGATGGGGGTGTCCAACCGGATCACCGTGGTGGCGGACGACTCGGACGCGCTCGGCAGGCACGTGCCGGCCGGATCGGCGGACCTGGTGCTGGCACACGGCCTGCTCGAGGTCGTCGACGACCCGGCCGTGGTGCTCGCCGCGCTGGCCGCGGCGGTGACGCCGGGCGGTGCGGTGTCCGTGCTCGTCGCGAACCGGCACGCCGCCGCCCTGCAACGCGCGCTGTCCGGCCGGCTCGCCGAGGCGAAGCGGCTGCTCACCGAGGCGGACGGGGTACTGCCGGAAGACGGCGACAGCCTGCTGCGGCGGTTCGGCACCGAGGGCCTGCGCGAGCAGTTGAGCGCCGCGGGGCTGGAGGTCACCCTGATCCAAGGGGACGGGGTGGTCGCGGACAGCGTCGGCCCGGTGCCCGACGGCGCCGAGGGCGCTGAGGGCGCCGACGACCTCGCCGAGTTCGAAGCGGCAGCGGGCACCCTCTCGCCGCTGCGGGACATCGCGGCCAGGCTGCACGCGGTGGCACACCGGCCGTCCTGA
- a CDS encoding ParA family protein, which translates to MRTVAVLSLKGGVGKTTVALGLASAALDRGLRTLVVDLDPQCNATAALDPPPTRGTLADVLASPRRSVLNAAITRSGWGEGVDVLVGSEDTESLNDPAPGSRRLGRLAAGLTELHRLIDHGQLPYRLVLLDCPPSLGRLTRSALVAADGALLVTEPALFAVSGVQRASEAVEAERAEHNARLRSLGVVVNRVKPRSKEHEFRVAELRQTFGELVLEPALPDRVAVQQAQGACAPVHRLRSPGARELAGAFDTLLANTTGTSP; encoded by the coding sequence GTGCGTACAGTCGCTGTGCTCAGCCTCAAGGGCGGCGTCGGCAAGACCACCGTCGCGCTCGGGCTCGCCTCCGCGGCGCTGGACCGCGGCCTGCGCACGCTGGTCGTCGACCTCGACCCGCAGTGCAACGCCACCGCCGCGCTGGACCCGCCGCCCACCCGCGGCACACTCGCCGACGTGCTCGCCTCCCCGCGCCGTTCCGTGCTGAACGCGGCGATCACGCGCAGCGGCTGGGGCGAGGGGGTGGACGTGCTGGTCGGTTCCGAGGACACCGAGTCGCTCAACGATCCCGCGCCCGGTTCGCGGCGGCTCGGCAGGCTCGCCGCCGGGCTCACCGAGCTGCACCGGCTCATCGATCACGGGCAGCTGCCCTATCGGCTGGTGCTGCTGGACTGCCCGCCCTCGCTCGGCAGGCTCACCAGGTCGGCGCTGGTCGCCGCGGACGGCGCCCTGCTGGTCACCGAGCCCGCCCTGTTCGCGGTGTCCGGGGTGCAGCGCGCTTCGGAGGCGGTCGAGGCCGAACGGGCCGAACACAACGCGCGGCTGCGCTCGCTGGGCGTGGTGGTGAATCGGGTGAAGCCGCGCTCCAAGGAGCACGAGTTCCGGGTCGCCGAGCTGCGCCAGACCTTCGGCGAACTGGTGCTGGAGCCCGCCCTGCCGGACCGGGTCGCCGTGCAGCAGGCCCAGGGCGCCTGCGCTCCGGTGCATCGGCTGAGGTCACCGGGCGCCCGCGAGCTCGCTGGGGCGTTCGACACCTTGCTGGCGAACACCACCGGCACCAGCCCGTAG
- a CDS encoding ParA family protein, translated as MHTVAVLSLKGGVGKTTVALGIASAALRRGTRTLVADLDPQGNATASLDPPYTDATLAEVLETPHRAVLQRAIAPSVWSDELDVLVGSEELEQLNEPGPDGRRLENLSRALDELYRSPTRGEPYELVVLDCPPSLGRLTKSALVAADSAILVTEPTMYAVAGAQRALEAIQQVRDEHNPDLKAIGVLVNRLRVRSHEHQFRIAELRESFGHLVMPTAIPDRLAIQQAQGACSPIHEWNSPGAQEIALTFNMVLAKILRSNRAGRHRVLDAGQRHGEDENVSGEITAAPENSETEVETTGPIPRVRSANS; from the coding sequence GTGCACACGGTCGCCGTACTGAGCCTCAAGGGTGGTGTCGGCAAAACGACGGTTGCGCTCGGTATCGCCTCGGCTGCGTTGCGTAGGGGAACGCGGACCCTGGTCGCCGATCTCGACCCGCAGGGCAACGCCACCGCCTCACTGGACCCGCCGTACACCGACGCCACCCTGGCCGAGGTGCTGGAGACGCCGCATCGCGCGGTGCTGCAGCGCGCCATCGCGCCCAGCGTGTGGAGCGACGAGCTGGACGTCCTGGTCGGCTCGGAGGAGCTGGAGCAGCTCAACGAGCCGGGTCCGGACGGGCGCCGCCTGGAGAACCTGTCCAGGGCGCTCGACGAGCTCTACCGCTCGCCCACTCGCGGCGAGCCCTACGAGCTGGTGGTGCTGGACTGCCCGCCCTCGCTCGGCAGGCTGACCAAGTCCGCGCTGGTCGCCGCGGACAGCGCGATCCTGGTCACCGAGCCGACCATGTACGCGGTGGCGGGCGCGCAGCGGGCGCTGGAGGCGATCCAGCAGGTCCGCGACGAGCACAACCCCGACCTGAAAGCGATCGGCGTGCTGGTGAACCGCCTCCGGGTCCGCTCCCACGAGCACCAGTTCCGGATCGCCGAGCTGCGCGAGTCCTTCGGGCACCTGGTGATGCCGACCGCGATCCCGGACCGGCTGGCCATCCAGCAGGCCCAGGGCGCCTGCAGCCCGATCCACGAGTGGAACTCGCCGGGGGCGCAGGAGATCGCGCTGACCTTCAACATGGTGCTGGCCAAGATCCTGCGGTCCAACCGGGCCGGGCGGCACCGCGTGCTGGACGCCGGGCAGCGGCACGGCGAAGACGAGAACGTGTCCGGGGAGATCACCGCCGCGCCGGAGAACTCGGAGACCGAGGTCGAAACCACCGGGCCGATCCCCCGGGTGCGTTCGGCGAACTCCTAA
- a CDS encoding DNA-formamidopyrimidine glycosylase family protein, whose translation MPEGDTVFLAGKQLDKALAGRTLLRGEFRHPALATVDLAGRDVLGVRTVGKHLFTRFSGDLSLHSHLRMDGSWQVYPPGARWRLPAQHARVVLVNPAAQAIGFRVHDLKLLPTGEEHGLVGHLGPDLLDPQWTDEHAAAAAAALAAEPARELGLALLDQRIMAGIGNLYKIEMCFLLGVSPWTPVSGVDPAKVVALGRKLLLANAWRYEQSTTGELARGRRNWVYERTRQGCFRCGGPVTVARQGHDTHARPTWFCPRCQPGPSPLDG comes from the coding sequence ATGCCCGAAGGCGACACGGTCTTCCTGGCCGGCAAGCAGCTGGACAAGGCGCTCGCGGGCCGGACGCTGCTGCGGGGTGAGTTCCGTCACCCCGCGTTGGCCACGGTCGATCTCGCCGGCCGGGACGTGCTCGGCGTGCGCACCGTGGGCAAGCACCTGTTCACCCGGTTCTCCGGCGATCTGAGCCTGCACAGCCATCTGCGGATGGACGGTTCGTGGCAGGTCTACCCGCCCGGCGCCCGGTGGCGGCTGCCCGCCCAGCACGCCAGGGTCGTGCTGGTGAACCCGGCCGCGCAGGCGATCGGGTTTCGCGTGCACGACCTGAAGTTGCTGCCCACCGGCGAAGAACACGGCCTGGTCGGGCACCTCGGCCCAGACCTGCTGGATCCACAGTGGACGGACGAGCACGCGGCCGCCGCCGCGGCCGCGCTGGCCGCCGAACCGGCGCGGGAGCTCGGACTCGCCCTGCTGGACCAGCGGATCATGGCCGGTATCGGCAACCTGTACAAGATCGAGATGTGTTTCCTGCTCGGTGTCTCCCCGTGGACCCCGGTGTCCGGAGTGGATCCGGCGAAGGTGGTCGCGCTCGGTCGCAAACTGTTGCTGGCCAACGCATGGCGCTACGAGCAGAGCACCACCGGCGAGCTCGCGCGCGGCCGCCGCAACTGGGTCTACGAACGCACCCGGCAGGGCTGCTTCCGCTGCGGCGGGCCGGTGACCGTCGCCAGGCAGGGACACGACACCCACGCCCGGCCCACCTGGTTCTGCCCCCGCTGTCAGCCTGGACCTTCGCCGCTGGACGGGTAA
- the add gene encoding adenosine deaminase has product MSEFERAELRAFIQALPKAELHVHLVGSAGIDTVLALAKRRPEAGVPTDREELARFFTFRDFSHFLTVYWAVGSMVRDRHDVHTLVTGLAKDLAGQNARYAEVTVTPYNHLLDGLPGDELLEGLATGRAAAAAEHGVELAWCFDIPGEKGVEAGRETLLFALRERPDGLVSFGLGGPEVGVGRAQFEPFFTAAREAGLHSVPHAGETSGPATIWSALHDLGAERIGHGTSCAADPRLLAHLAEHRIPVEVCPTSNLRTRQVESLASHPVRRMLDHGVTVTLNTDDPPMFGATLNGEYLGVAETLGLRPAEIAQLARNAVQAAFLPAQRKSDLLAEIDALVTTG; this is encoded by the coding sequence ATGTCCGAGTTCGAGCGCGCGGAGCTGCGCGCCTTCATCCAGGCACTGCCCAAGGCCGAGCTGCACGTCCACCTCGTCGGCTCCGCCGGTATCGACACCGTGTTGGCGCTGGCCAAGCGCCGCCCGGAGGCCGGGGTGCCCACCGACCGCGAGGAACTGGCGCGGTTCTTCACCTTCCGCGACTTCTCGCACTTCCTCACCGTCTACTGGGCGGTCGGCTCGATGGTGCGCGACCGCCACGACGTGCACACCCTGGTCACCGGGCTGGCCAAGGACCTGGCCGGCCAGAACGCGCGCTACGCCGAGGTCACCGTGACCCCGTACAACCACCTGCTGGACGGCCTGCCCGGCGACGAACTGCTCGAAGGGCTGGCCACCGGCCGGGCAGCCGCGGCCGCCGAGCACGGCGTGGAACTCGCCTGGTGCTTCGACATCCCTGGCGAAAAGGGAGTCGAAGCCGGCCGGGAAACCCTGCTGTTCGCGCTGCGCGAACGCCCCGACGGGCTGGTGTCCTTCGGCCTCGGCGGCCCGGAGGTCGGCGTGGGGCGCGCCCAGTTCGAGCCGTTCTTCACCGCGGCCCGCGAAGCCGGGCTGCACAGCGTGCCGCACGCCGGCGAGACCAGCGGGCCCGCCACCATCTGGTCCGCCCTGCACGACCTCGGCGCGGAGCGGATCGGGCACGGCACCAGCTGTGCCGCGGACCCCAGGCTGCTCGCCCATCTGGCCGAGCACCGGATCCCAGTGGAGGTCTGCCCCACCTCGAACCTGCGCACCCGGCAGGTGGAATCCCTTGCCTCGCACCCGGTCCGGCGCATGCTGGACCACGGGGTGACGGTGACGCTGAACACGGACGACCCGCCCATGTTCGGCGCGACGCTGAACGGCGAATACCTCGGAGTGGCCGAGACACTCGGCCTGCGACCGGCCGAAATCGCCCAGCTGGCGCGCAATGCGGTACAGGCCGCTTTCCTGCCCGCGCAACGCAAAAGCGACCTGCTCGCGGAGATCGACGCGCTCGTCACAACCGGCTGA
- a CDS encoding GNAT family N-acetyltransferase: protein MLRPEYPLRTSRLVLRPFRPGDFEELYALQSRPDVARYLYWQPRSRAQTREALARRIEQSTLEREGDVLGVAVELAGTQRLIGELNLEWHSAEHGRGEIGFIFHPDHQGKGYAAEAAVELLRLGFDQLGLHRIIGRCDARNTPSAALMEGLGMRREAHLRENEIVKGEWADEFVYAMLAADWQRRDGHQGKPAR from the coding sequence GTGCTACGGCCCGAATATCCCCTTCGCACCTCGAGGCTGGTTCTCCGGCCGTTCCGCCCCGGCGACTTCGAAGAGCTCTACGCCTTGCAGTCCCGCCCGGATGTGGCGCGGTATCTCTACTGGCAGCCGAGGTCCCGCGCGCAGACCAGGGAGGCGCTGGCAAGGCGGATCGAGCAGAGCACCCTCGAGCGGGAGGGCGACGTGCTCGGCGTGGCGGTCGAACTGGCCGGGACCCAACGGCTGATCGGCGAGCTCAACCTGGAGTGGCACAGCGCCGAGCACGGCCGGGGCGAGATCGGCTTCATCTTCCATCCCGACCACCAGGGCAAGGGCTACGCCGCCGAAGCCGCCGTCGAACTGCTGCGGCTCGGTTTCGACCAGCTCGGCCTGCACCGGATCATCGGCCGCTGCGACGCGCGGAACACCCCGTCGGCGGCGCTGATGGAAGGGCTCGGCATGCGCCGCGAAGCGCATCTCCGGGAGAACGAGATCGTCAAGGGCGAGTGGGCCGACGAGTTCGTCTACGCCATGCTCGCCGCGGACTGGCAGCGGCGCGACGGCCACCAGGGCAAACCGGCGCGCTAG
- a CDS encoding quinone-dependent dihydroorotate dehydrogenase produces MLFDKVARPAMYRLAKNDPEVVHERTVAALGRLSTLSRPLSVLRRYYGTDDPVTVFGLRFPNRVGLAAGMDKDGRALHAWRALGFGFVEAGTVTRLAQPGNPKPRLFDLPDSEAVINRMGFNNAGADALAERLVTRGRPPIPLGISIGKSKAAALEDAVADYQASLRSLYPHADYFAINVSSPNTPGLRALQDRSALGELLAELRDTSRALAGKAGRAPTPLLVKVAPDLSEDALAELLEVCGEYDVAGLIATNTTLARNGLAGTDEHLAGETGGLSGAPLAARAREVVRFVHERTEGKLPIIGVGGVLSASDAQRLLDAGASLVQLYTGFALHGPGLVRRVGRGLADPHRPGSQPRWP; encoded by the coding sequence GTGCTCTTCGACAAGGTGGCCCGGCCCGCGATGTACCGGCTGGCCAAGAACGACCCGGAAGTGGTGCACGAACGCACCGTCGCCGCGCTCGGCAGGCTCAGCACGCTGTCGCGCCCACTGTCCGTGCTGCGCCGGTACTACGGCACCGACGACCCGGTGACGGTGTTCGGGCTGCGGTTCCCGAACCGGGTCGGCCTCGCCGCGGGCATGGACAAGGACGGCCGCGCGCTGCACGCCTGGCGGGCACTGGGTTTCGGGTTCGTCGAGGCCGGCACGGTGACCAGGCTGGCGCAGCCGGGCAACCCGAAGCCGCGGCTGTTCGACCTGCCGGACAGCGAGGCCGTGATCAACCGGATGGGCTTCAACAACGCCGGCGCCGACGCGCTCGCCGAACGGCTCGTCACCAGGGGCAGGCCGCCGATCCCGCTGGGCATCAGCATCGGCAAGTCCAAGGCCGCCGCACTGGAGGACGCGGTCGCCGACTACCAGGCGTCGCTGCGCTCGCTGTACCCGCACGCGGACTACTTCGCGATCAACGTCAGCTCGCCCAACACTCCCGGCCTGCGCGCGCTGCAGGACCGGTCCGCGCTCGGCGAGCTGCTGGCCGAGCTGCGCGACACCTCCCGTGCCCTCGCCGGGAAAGCTGGCAGGGCGCCCACTCCCCTGCTGGTGAAGGTCGCCCCCGACCTGTCCGAGGACGCGCTCGCCGAGCTGCTGGAGGTGTGCGGCGAGTACGACGTGGCCGGCCTGATCGCCACCAACACCACCCTCGCCAGGAACGGACTGGCCGGCACCGACGAGCACCTCGCCGGGGAGACCGGCGGGCTGTCCGGCGCTCCGCTGGCCGCGCGCGCCCGCGAGGTGGTGCGGTTCGTGCACGAGCGGACCGAGGGGAAGCTGCCGATCATCGGCGTCGGCGGGGTGCTCAGCGCCTCCGACGCCCAGCGGCTGCTCGACGCCGGCGCGAGCCTGGTCCAGCTCTACACCGGTTTCGCCCTGCACGGTCCCGGCCTGGTCCGGCGGGTCGGCCGCGGCCTCGCCGACCCGCACCGCCCCGGCTCCCAACCACGCTGGCCCTGA
- the atzF gene encoding allophanate hydrolase, producing MDTARFAPDELPRRVPAVYRRIAEADRPEVWNFLRPQEEVLAEAEGVAARARAGERLPLAGALLAVKDNVDVAGMVTTAGCPAYGYLPETSATAVRRLVAAGAVVLGKTAMDQFATGLAGTRTAGAPVRAAGRPDRVAGGSSAGSAVAVALGFADLAVGTDTAGSGRVPAAFNGIVGLKPTLGLMPKTGVVPASPSYDCLSVFARTLAEGQLALEAMTGQDSADPRSRSWPEAVRLSAGERPRLAVPDDAALAPLSADARRRFQSTVDTLRAAGVVVATVDLRPFLAAGALLYDGALVAERYAAVGEFIERHRDQVDPVVAGIILAAGELPAHRLSADQARLDELRAETAAALAPFDALLVPTAAGHPSIAEVEADPVGVPKRTGGYASFANPLDLAAVAVPAGTADGGPFGVTVLTRAFDDQIAIDVAALLTGEQAAHPYPAPGIDLIVFGARLRGQPLNGQLVELGARFLGEARTAEQYRMVALPSAPPVPGVLRAADGSSLVGERWRIAPAGLGRFLARLRAPMSMGAIELADGDTVIGFQCDSVAAAAAMDITGHGGWRAYLGYLSATGSTE from the coding sequence GTGGACACTGCCCGGTTCGCGCCGGACGAGCTGCCGCGCCGGGTGCCCGCCGTGTACCGGCGGATTGCTGAGGCCGACCGGCCCGAGGTGTGGAATTTCCTGCGCCCGCAAGAAGAAGTGCTGGCCGAGGCGGAGGGTGTCGCGGCACGGGCACGAGCTGGTGAGCGGCTGCCGCTGGCCGGCGCGCTGCTCGCGGTCAAGGACAATGTGGACGTTGCCGGAATGGTGACCACCGCGGGCTGTCCCGCCTACGGCTATCTGCCGGAAACCAGCGCCACCGCGGTGCGGCGGCTGGTCGCGGCCGGCGCCGTGGTGCTCGGCAAGACCGCGATGGACCAGTTCGCCACCGGCTTGGCCGGCACTCGGACCGCCGGGGCGCCGGTCCGTGCCGCGGGCCGGCCGGACCGGGTGGCCGGCGGGTCCAGCGCGGGTTCCGCGGTCGCCGTGGCGCTGGGTTTCGCCGATCTCGCAGTCGGTACCGACACCGCCGGATCCGGCCGGGTGCCGGCCGCGTTCAACGGGATCGTCGGGCTCAAGCCCACCCTCGGGCTGATGCCGAAGACCGGGGTGGTGCCGGCTTCACCGTCCTACGACTGCTTGAGCGTTTTCGCGCGGACACTGGCCGAGGGCCAGCTCGCGCTCGAAGCGATGACCGGCCAGGACAGTGCCGACCCGCGGAGCCGGAGCTGGCCGGAGGCGGTGCGGCTGAGCGCGGGGGAGCGGCCGCGGCTGGCCGTGCCCGACGATGCCGCGCTGGCTCCACTGTCCGCGGACGCCCGCCGCCGCTTTCAGTCCACAGTAGACACTTTGCGGGCGGCAGGAGTGGTGGTCGCAACGGTGGACCTGCGGCCGTTCCTGGCCGCCGGCGCGCTGCTCTACGACGGCGCGCTGGTGGCCGAGCGGTACGCGGCGGTCGGCGAGTTCATCGAGCGGCATCGCGACCAGGTGGACCCGGTGGTCGCCGGCATCATCCTCGCCGCCGGTGAGCTGCCCGCGCACCGGCTTTCCGCGGACCAGGCCCGGCTCGACGAGTTGCGGGCCGAAACCGCCGCCGCGCTGGCCCCCTTCGACGCGTTGCTGGTGCCCACCGCCGCCGGGCATCCGTCGATCGCCGAGGTCGAAGCGGACCCGGTCGGCGTGCCCAAGCGCACCGGTGGTTACGCGAGCTTCGCCAACCCGCTCGACCTCGCCGCGGTCGCGGTACCGGCGGGCACCGCGGACGGCGGCCCGTTCGGGGTGACCGTGCTGACCCGCGCGTTCGACGACCAGATCGCCATCGACGTGGCCGCCCTGCTCACCGGTGAACAGGCCGCACATCCTTATCCCGCACCGGGAATCGACCTGATCGTGTTCGGCGCGCGGCTGCGCGGCCAGCCGCTGAACGGGCAGCTGGTCGAGCTGGGTGCGCGGTTCCTCGGCGAAGCGAGGACCGCCGAGCAGTACCGGATGGTTGCGCTGCCGAGCGCGCCGCCGGTGCCCGGTGTGCTGCGGGCCGCCGATGGTTCCTCGCTGGTCGGGGAACGCTGGCGGATCGCCCCCGCCGGGCTCGGCCGGTTCCTGGCCCGGCTGCGCGCGCCGATGAGCATGGGCGCGATCGAACTCGCCGACGGGGACACCGTGATCGGCTTCCAGTGCGACTCGGTGGCCGCTGCGGCGGCCATGGACATCACCGGCCACGGCGGCTGGCGCGCCTACCTCGGCTACCTCAGCGCCACCGGCTCCACCGAATAG
- the pspM gene encoding phage shock envelope stress response protein PspM: MGSGKRDFSKFNEKLEQHIERLPDYAQRAQEKAQRAQAKVQRYFPPADQRQASDRPETPAVPASPERPARPRMPMPAGVSLPADLPGIAEVRSKWERWNEPAAKLERRKRRTSRALTLWIVLTILFGLYAVAGFLGFAGMEAGLTSAFSGIAGVVVFGALGVRSGTRLHQLKKVQLPAASAAPPPLPPASSSARAPMERLAESEASLAELLRQLATPSSVGTTAVPEVSVEDAQATAAEAAAALRGLAARIQAIERAKNTAPEGERTALESAISTLREQLDDGLEGYGTLVAAAGRAVAASSGGVQTSKEALTDATDRLAGLAIALRELS, from the coding sequence ATGGGGTCGGGTAAGCGGGATTTCAGCAAGTTCAACGAGAAGCTTGAACAGCACATCGAACGCTTACCCGACTACGCGCAGCGGGCACAGGAGAAGGCGCAGCGGGCACAGGCGAAGGTGCAGCGTTACTTCCCGCCCGCCGACCAGCGTCAGGCATCGGACCGGCCGGAGACGCCCGCGGTGCCGGCCAGTCCGGAACGGCCCGCCCGGCCCCGGATGCCGATGCCGGCCGGGGTGTCCTTGCCGGCGGACCTGCCGGGGATCGCCGAGGTGCGGTCCAAGTGGGAGCGCTGGAACGAGCCCGCGGCCAAGCTGGAACGCCGTAAGCGGCGCACCTCCAGGGCGCTGACCCTGTGGATCGTGCTCACCATCCTGTTCGGGCTGTACGCGGTCGCCGGCTTCCTCGGGTTCGCCGGCATGGAAGCCGGGCTGACCAGCGCGTTCTCCGGGATCGCCGGGGTCGTGGTGTTCGGCGCGCTCGGGGTGCGCTCGGGTACCCGGCTGCACCAGCTGAAGAAGGTCCAGCTGCCGGCGGCGTCGGCCGCTCCACCACCGTTGCCGCCGGCGAGCTCGTCGGCGAGGGCGCCGATGGAACGGCTCGCCGAGTCCGAGGCGTCGCTGGCCGAACTGCTCCGGCAGCTGGCCACGCCCAGTTCGGTGGGCACTACCGCGGTGCCGGAGGTCTCGGTCGAGGACGCGCAGGCGACCGCCGCCGAGGCCGCGGCCGCGCTGCGCGGGCTGGCGGCCAGGATCCAGGCCATCGAGCGGGCAAAGAACACCGCGCCCGAAGGGGAGCGGACCGCGCTGGAGTCGGCCATCAGCACCCTGCGCGAGCAGCTCGACGACGGCCTGGAGGGCTACGGCACCCTGGTCGCCGCGGCCGGCCGCGCGGTCGCCGCGAGCAGCGGCGGGGTGCAGACCTCCAAGGAAGCGCTCACCGACGCCACCGACCGGCTCGCCGGTCTCGCCATCGCGCTGCGCGAACTTTCCTGA